One Mercurialis annua linkage group LG3, ddMerAnnu1.2, whole genome shotgun sequence DNA window includes the following coding sequences:
- the LOC126671143 gene encoding uncharacterized protein LOC126671143, which translates to MYLMMSYLLLMILDEFVERDAVCKALMSLMRQDVKGNSPNHQLGQSEEHGATYWSSNWHQWIDFFVYDLLRVWSFIFTKKILLENAQSYKQLESLLHSSSIGSPKSMIVMFLWLLGGIRRDAISSLWNLCLLSCKLQILPKGPSLLEHLNLSLPQQLVA; encoded by the exons ATGTATCTGATGATGTCATACTTACTTTTAATGATTTTAGACGAATTTGTGGAGCGGGATGCAGTATGCAAAGCTCTTATGTCCTTAATGAGGCAGGACGTGAAAGGTAATTCCCCCAATCACCAACTTG GGCAGTCTGAAGAACATGGAGCTACTTACTGGTCATCCAACTGGCATCAATGGATTGATTTCTTCGTCTATGACCTTTTGCGGGTGTGGAGCTTTATCTTCAC GAAGAAAATCCTTCTCGAGAATGCACAATCATACAAACAGCTGGAAAGTTTACTCCATTCGAGTTCAATAGGATCCCCGAAATCAATGATTGTAATGTTCCTTTGGCTACTCGGAGGCATCAGAAGAGATGCAATCTCAAGCCTGTGGAATCTATGTCTTCTAAG TTGCAAGTTACAGATACTTCCCAAGGGCCCCTCATTATTGGAGCATTTGAATTTGTCTTTACCGCAGCAGCTAGTGGCGTGA